A portion of the Phaenicophaeus curvirostris isolate KB17595 chromosome 17, BPBGC_Pcur_1.0, whole genome shotgun sequence genome contains these proteins:
- the RTN4R gene encoding reticulon-4 receptor, which yields MKRAIAEGSKLLILVLCLNIQSEVESCPGACVCYSEPKITISCQQQGLTAIPTEIPIQSQRIFLHNNKITLVRSTSFTSCRNMTILWIHSNNISLIEPGAFYGLSKLEELDLSDNTNLKSINPITFRGLVHLHTLHLDRCGLLELSTGLFRGLFSLQYLYLQDNNLQNLLDDTFIDLANLTYLFLHGNKIKTLSENVFRGLINLDRLLLHQNRVSVVHRRSFHDLGKVMTLYLFNNNLTVLTGETMAPLVSLQYLRLNGNQWICDCQARSLWNWFKQFKGSSSELECHLPPRLAGRDLKRLQSADLEGCVDSFNQIRTSVFSTKTRSGKLPTGIPPLGSHNGSPKCCQPETDKSFIYEAKGKAGPSSHSSRPSSNNPLKDKENMSKTKYVETDPSKNGSNKQINDSPFGTFPSIVDPPLTKLRPEFLEPIEPSTVPTRKRQGCSKKNKSKAQCRLTQQGNSSTLQLSLSLLIPTLVWSLLLFC from the coding sequence GAAGCAAACTGCTGATTTTGGTGCTTTGCTTGAACATCCAGTCAGAAGTGGAGTCTTGCCCCGGGGCGTGTGTATGCTACAGTGAACCGAAGATTACAATAAGTTGTCAGCAGCAAGGACTGACAGCaatccccacagagatccccaTCCAGAGCCAGCGGATCTTCTTGCACAACAACAAGATAACCCTTGTGAGGTCCACCAGCTTCACCTCCTGCCGCAACATGACAATTCTTTGGATCCACTCCAACAACATCAGCCTCATTGAGCCTGGAGCCTTCTACGGGCTCAGCAAACTGGAGGAGTTAGATCTCAGTGACAACACGAACCTGAAATCTATCAACCCCATCACTTTCCGGGGTCTCGTTCACCTCCACACCTTACATCTGGATCGCTGTGGGCTCCTGGAGCTATCCACAGGGCTTTTTCGAGGGCTGTTCTCCTTGCAATATCTCTACCTTCAGGATAATAATCTACAGAACCTCCTGGATGACACCTTCATTGATCTCGCAAACCTCACCTACCTGTTTTTGCATGGGAACAAAATCAAGACTTTGTCAGAGAACGTCTTTCGTGGGCTAATCAACCTTGACCGGCTGCTTCTGCACCAGAACAGAGTCAGTGTGGTTCACCGCCGGTCTTTTCATGACCTTGGGAAAGTGATGACCTTGTATCTGTTTAACAACAACCTGACAGTGCTCACAGGGGAAACCATGGCTCCCCTGGTGTCCCTCCAGTACCTGCGCTTGAACGGCAACCAGTGGATCTGTGACTGCCAGGCTCGATCTCTCTGGAATTGGTTTAAGCAGTTTAAAGGATCGTCTTCAGAGCTAGAGTGTCACCTTCCCCCTCGCTTGGCAGGGAGAGACCTCAAAAGGCTGCAGAGTGCTGACTTGGAAGGATGCGTCGACTCCTTCAATCAGATACGAACAAGTGTTTTTAGCACTAAGACCAGGTCTGGTAAACTGCCAACCGGGATCCCCCCTCTTGGGTCCCACAACGGCTCCCCAAAGTGCTGCCAGCCAGAAACAgataaatcttttatttatgaAGCTAAAGGCAAGGCAGGTCCTTCTTCCCACAGCAGCCGGCCATCCTCCAACAACCCCCTCAAGGATAAGGAGAACATGTCCAAAACCAAGTACGTTGAGACGGACCCTTCCAAAAATGGCAGCAACAAGCAGATAAATGATTCCCCCTTTGGGACCTTCCCCAGCATTGTAGACCCTCCATTGACCAAGTTGAGACCCGAATTTCTAGAGCCTATTGAACCTTCCACAGTCCCAACGAGAAAGAGGCAGGGCTGCTCTAAAAAGAACAAATCAAAGGCCCAGTGCCGCCTCACCCAGCAAGGAAACAGCTCCACGTTACAGCTCAGCCTCAGCCTTTTGATCCCCACCTTGGTGTGGAGCTTACTGTTATTCTGCTAA